GTCAGGTAATAAACTTGAAACATTGAAGAGTGAACTGGAGTCTGAACAAGGGATCAAGGTCACTGTCATCGTTGCGGACCTTTCCGATCCTGACGCCGCGTATGATATTTACAAGCGTACCGAAGAACTCGGCATCGTTGTGGATACCCTGATCAACAATGCGGGGTTTGGCGGTCATGGCCTTTTCCATGAGCGGGAACTGGCAGCAGAGCAGAAAATGATGCAGGTGAATATGGTCAGTTTGACCAATCTGACTCACCTCTATCTGCAAGGTATGGTGGCACGCCAACGAGGACGCATCCTGAATGTTTCATCCACAGCGTCCTTTATTCCCGGTCCGCTTCAGGCTGTCTACTATGCCAGCAAGGCGTACGTGACTTCGTTTACCCAGGCCATTGCGGAGGAGGTGGCCGAATATCAGGTCACCGCAACCGCCTTGTGTCCCGGTGCGGTGGATACAGGATTTGTCAAAGCCGGTAATCTGGAGGGGGTTGATGTATGGAAAAATGCCAAGTCCGCTGAATCGGTGGCAGAATA
This portion of the Candidatus Thiodiazotropha endoloripes genome encodes:
- a CDS encoding SDR family NAD(P)-dependent oxidoreductase; this translates as MTQTNTALITGASSGIGKALARIHADKGGNLVLVARSGNKLETLKSELESEQGIKVTVIVADLSDPDAAYDIYKRTEELGIVVDTLINNAGFGGHGLFHERELAAEQKMMQVNMVSLTNLTHLYLQGMVARQRGRILNVSSTASFIPGPLQAVYYASKAYVTSFTQAIAEEVAEYQVTATALCPGAVDTGFVKAGNLEGVDVWKNAKSAESVAEYGYRAMQKGQLVAINEKGLDLMLNWIIPLLPRKLVLKISRQGMEKKVQPVEAKTTS